From Thamnophis elegans isolate rThaEle1 chromosome 12, rThaEle1.pri, whole genome shotgun sequence, one genomic window encodes:
- the LOC116515596 gene encoding alpha-tectorin-like, whose product MNLWGFPNICDVPFVFTANFLPLSVIFWSESACEEKCQCMLDTHTVICQAEGCSVDEACQPVSWYHVCQPMHSASCQVLGGQHYTTFDGRLYHFQGDCTYVLSQVCAPSHNESLIYYQLEAKVQGTALGAPHVDYLRLIVYGQDIVLMTNSTGHVMIGGIKTLLPVVLLGGKIQMRKSGFSMMIDTDFGVSVSYTGNQHVEIGVPARYQNVTCGLWIVEW is encoded by the exons ATGAACCTTTGGGGCTTTCCAAATATTTGCGATGTGCCTTTTGTCTTCACAGCTAACTTCTTACCTCTCAGTGTCATCTTCTGGAGTGAATCAGCCTGTGAGGAGAAGTGCCAGTGCATGTTGGACACTCATACAGTGATATGCCAGGCTGAAGGCTGCTCTGTAGATGAGGCCTGCCAGCCGGTTTCCTGGTACCACGTGTGCCAGCCTATGCACAGTGCATCCTGCCAAGTCTTAGGTGGACAACATTATACCACCTTTGATGGCCGACTGTACCATTTTCAAGGTGATTGCACTTACGTGTTGTCTCAGGTATGTGCACCCTCGCACAACGAAAGCCTGATTTACTACCAGTTGGAAGCCAAGGTACAAGGAACCGCCTTAGGTGCACCACACGTAGACTATTTGCGCCTGATAGTCTATGGGCAGGACATAGTTTTGATGACCAACTCTACTGGGCATGTCATG ATTGGTGGAATAAAGACCCTTCTTCCTGTGGTCCTTCTTGGTGGCAAGATCCAAATGCGTAAGAGTGGCTTCTCCATGATGATAGATACTGACTTCGGAGTATCAGTTTCTTACACTGGCAATCAACATGTGGAGATTGGAGTTCCTGCCAGATATCAAAATGTGACTTGTGGCCTCTGGATCGTTGAATGGTAA
- the LOC116515441 gene encoding IgGFc-binding protein-like has translation MFGEGTAPPGEIQMLDHSKSPGPFASCHSQVTPEPYMRDCMLDLCISALEHSVCHSIQNYAAACQRQNVNISAWRNESFCYFQCSERSHYKLCKNSVDKECSASWLQDIQGTACSEGCVCDDGYYQSVDKCVQLEQCGCTHDGRYYKIGEHIWLPGCAKKCHCDPRGNFRCFPARCKMDQQCTLKGGQYGCHSLLTTCVITGDPHYFTFDGALVHFQGICDYEVSHTCNSTLDFSFRVVIENRHFQNPRVSFAYRVEIWFQMHQSSFHVFLERGKAVHVNGKRTQLPANVGSIARILRVRNMLTVRTKANVEIQFNGQVVSSYVWVQSIRISCVACAATSTVMLRMINFYPGDKALSDAQFGNAWISNTSSVRCKNDTKDLIPCPNQHKYRQMCAILINSSGPFSECHWLNNPDLYYESCVYDLCQYGLGNRMFCMAIEAYDEMCTITGVKVMDWRQATGCSITCPVNKYYDFCGPACPATCANLQAPALCKKPCVPGCICREGYVLNAGVCIPLKLCGCTLNGRYYQLGERVILGDACNQRCICVQAAHPMECQELACKAQEMCKVVDDVRGCYPMTFGLMQLYGPSNYVTFDGVPFSFQGACKYTLVSYCGPAGKLPSFNIQVLNMHKESVLVSWIKQLELEIYGEKIIVAKGQHGLIKVNGLLMNLPITLAMGKLYAYSTTAFLTIETDTGLSVSYDWSHHVSVSVPEIYSRSLCGLGGDFNQNCHNDFRTPRGLVVQDPETLATAGKILAPHSTAQLSGLYQIAVKRNWPNTDLWIIVDSFVIRMGHFKTVMT, from the exons ATGTTTGGAGAAGGAACAGCTCCTCCAGGCGAAATACAAATGCTGGATCATTCAAAATCCCCAGggccctttgcttcttgtcattcCCAGGTTACTCCAGAGCCCTACATGCGTGACTGCATGTTGGACCTTTGCATCTCTGCCTTGGAACACAGTGTATGCCACTCCATTCAGAACTACGCAGCAGCCTGCCAACGACAAAATGTAAACATTTCTGCCTGGAGGAACGAGAGTTTCTGCT ATTTTCAGTGCTCAGAACGTAGTCACTACAAGCTCTGCAAGAACTCTGTGGATAAAGAATGTTCTGCTAGTTGGCTTCAGGATATCCAAGGTACCGCTTGCTCCGAAGGATGTGTCTGTGATGATGGGTACTATCAGAGTGTCGACAAGTGTGTCCAGCTGGAACAGTGCGGTTGCACGCATGATGGACGCTATTATAAA ATTGGAGAGCACATCTGGCTGCCGGGTTGTGCTAAAAAATGCCATTGTGACCCCCGTGGCAATTTTCGCTGTTTCCCAGCTAGATGCAAGATGGATCAACAATGCACATTGAAGGGGGGGCAGTATGGCTGCCACAGTCTCCTGACCACCTGCGTCATCACAGGAGATCCTCATTATTTCACCTTTGATGGTGCACTGGTGCACTTCCAGGGTATCTGTGACTATGAGGTCTCTCACACTTGCAACTCCACTCTGGATTTCTCCTTCCGAGTTGTCATCGAAAACCGACACTTCCAGAATCCCAGAGTTTCCTTTGCTTACCGGGTGGAAATCTGGTTTCAGATGCACCAATCAAGTTTCCATGTTTTCCTTGAGCGAGGCAAAGCTGTCCAT GTTAATGGCAAAAGAACCCAACTACCGGCCAATGTAGGGTCCATTGCTCGGATCCTGAGAGTGAGGAATATGTTGACCGTGAGAACCAAAGCTAATGTGGAAATCCAGTTCAACGGGCAAGTAGTGTCTTCATACGTGTGGGTCCAGAGTATCAGAATCAGCTGTGTGGCATGTGCGGCAACTTCAACGGTGATGCTTCGGATGATAAACTTTTACCCTGGAGACAAAGCCCTGAGTGATGCCCAGTTTGGAAATGCTTGGATATCCAACACCAGCTCTGTACG CTGTAAGAACGACACCAAAGACCTTATTCCTTGTCCAAATCAACACAAGTACAGACAAATGTGTGCGATCTTAATTAACAGCTCAGGGCCTTTCTCCGAATGTCACTGGCTCAATAACCCAGACTTGTATTATGAATCCTGCGTCTATGATTTATGTCAGTACGGATTGGGCAATCGCATGTTCTGCATGGCCATTGAAGCTTATGATGAAATGTGCACCATTACTGGGGTGAAGGTGATGGACTGGCGACAGGCAACAGGATGCA GCATCACCTGTCCAGTTAACAAGTACTACGACTTTTGCGGCCCAGCTTGTCCTGCCACATGTGCCAACCTCCAGGCCCCTGCCCTTTGCAAAAAACCTTGCGTCCCGGGCTGCATCTGCAGGGAAGGCTATGTCCTGAATGCCGGCGTCTGCATACCTCTGAAACTCTGTGGCTGCACGCTGAATGGCCGCTATTACCAGCTGGGAGAACGAGTGATCCTGGGGGACGCTTGTAACCAAAGATGCATCTGCGTGCAAGCTGCTCACCCGATGGAATGTCAGGAACTAGCCTGCAAAGCTCAGGAAATGTGCAAAGTTGTGGATGATGTACGGGGTTGTTACCCAATGACATTTGGCCTGATGCAACTATATGGCCCTTCAAACTACGTCACTTTTGATGGTGTTCCTTTTAGTTTTCAAGGGGCCTGCAAATACACCCTCGTTTCATACTGTGGCCCTGCAGGAAAGCTTCCCAGCTTCAACATTCAAGTATTAAATATGCATAAGGAGTCTGTCTTGGTATCCTGGATAAAACAGTTGGAACTTGAAATCTATGGGGAGAAAATAATTGTAGCAAAAGGGCAGCATGGCTTAATAAAG GTGAATGGCCTCCTAATGAATCTGCCCATCACCCTTGCGATGGGAAAACTCTATGCCTATTCTACTACTGCCTTCCTCACTATTGAGACCGATACGGGCCTCTCTGTTTCCTATGATTGGTCTCACCACGTGTCAGTTTCAGTTCCTGAAATTTACTCGAGGTCCCTCTGTGGCCTTGGCGGAGATTTCAAC